From the Sphingobacteruim zhuxiongii genome, the window GATTTCACTAATACTGCACGAACACCTAAGTGACGTGGCTCCATTGCTGCGTGCTCACGTGAAGAGCCTTCACCGTAGTTTTCATCACCAACAACGATTGATCCAATGTTAGCCGCTTTATAAGCACGTTGTGTTGCAGGAACTGCACCGTAAGTACCTGTTAATTGGTTTTTAACATTATCAGTTTTATCGTTGAAGTAGTTAACTGCACCGATTAACATATTGTTAGAGATATTATCTAAGTGACCACGGTATTTCAACCAAGGACCAGCCATAGAAATATGGTCAGTAGTACATTTACCTTTAGCTTTGATTAATAATTTCAAACCTTTAAGATCTGTACCTTCCCATGCTGCAAATGGCTCTAACAATTGCAAACGATCAGAAGTAGGAGAAACATTTACATTCACTGATGAACCATCAGCTGCAGGTGCTTGGTATCCTGGATCATCAACCGCAAATCCTTTTTCTGGTAATTCATCACCAGTAGGAGGATCTAACTTCACTTGTTCACCGTTTTTATTTGTTAACGTATCTGTAAGCGGGTTGAAACCTAAATCACCAGAGATAGCGATTGCTGCTACCATTTCTGGAGAAGTTACAAATGCAAATGTATTCGGGTTACCGTCAGCGCGTTTTGCGAAGTTACGGTTGAACGAGTGTACGATTGTGTTTTTCTCTTGTTTGTCTGCACCTGCACGATCCCACATACCAATACATGGACCGCATGCATTTGTAAAGATCGTCGCATTTAAATCTTCGAAAGTTTTCAATAAACCATCGCGATCAGCAGTAAAACGTACTTGCTCAGAACCTGGGTTGATACCAAAGTCCGCTTTCGTTACTAATCCTTTTTCGATCGCTTGTTTAGCAATTGACGCCGCGCGAGAAAGATCTTCGTAAGAAGAGTTAGTACATGAACCGATTAATCCCCACTCTACTTTTGTAGGCCAGCCGTTTTTACCAGCTTCCTCACGCATACGAGAGATTGGAGTATATAAATCTGGAGTGAAAGGACCATTCAATGAAGGCTCTAACTCAGAAAGGTTAATTTCAATTAATTGATCGAAGTATTGCTCAGGGTTAGCATAAACTTCCGCATCAGCAGTTAAATGTTGTTTAATCACATTTGCTGCATCAGCAACTTCTTCACGACCTGTAGCACGTAAGTAACGCTCCATAGAAGCATCATATCCGAAAGTTGATGTAGTTGCACCAATTTCAGCACCCATGTTACAAATTGTTCCTTTACCCGTACAAGATAAAGATTCAGCACCTTCACCGAAGTATTCGACGATTGCACCAGTACCACCTTTTACAGTTAAGATACCTGCAACTTTCAAGATTACATCTTTAGGAGCTGCCCAGCCTGATAGTTTACCCGTTAATTTAATACCGATTAATTTAGGGAATTTAAGTTCCCAAGGTAATCCAGCCATTACATCACAAGCATCAGCACCACCAACACCAATAGCAACCATACCTAATCCACCTGCATTTACAGTGTGAGAGTCAGTACCGATCATCATACCACCTGGGAAAGCATAGTTTTCCAATACTACTTGGTGGATAATACCTGCTCCTGGTTTCCAGAAACCAATACCATATTTGTTAGACACAGAGCTTAAGAAGTTAAATACTTCAGAGCTTTCTTGCTTCGCACGGGTTAAATCTTGATCAGCACCATCACGAGCTTGAATTAAGTGGTCACAGTGAACTGTTGAAGGAACAGCAGCTTGTGGACGACCTGCTTGCATAAATTGCAATAATGCCATCTGTGCTGTAGCATCCTGCATCGCTACGCGATCTGGAGCGAAATCAACATAAGACTTACCTCTTTCGTAAGCTTCCGTAGCGTTACCATCCCAAAGGTGCGCGTACAAAATTTTCTCTGCTAATGTCAAAGGCTTATTCACGATTTGACGAGCAGCAGTAATGCGCTCATCGTATTGTGAGTAAACTTTTTTGATCATGTCTATATCAAAAGCCATGTATTATTTGTTTAAATATGATTTTACTTTTAACTAAATCTATTGGAATAAATAATCAATTACGCCAACAAGAACAAAAATACAAAAAAAACCAAGCTAAAGTTGTATTTGTGCCACTCGAGGCTAATTTGGAAATATTCTAAACAACAGCTAAACAAGCTGTATTGTAGGGTCTACCTCCTTCAATTCCTTCACCGTTTCGATCGGATTCTCCGAATTGAAAACAAAACTTCCTGCAACAAGCACATCAGCACCTGCAGCCAATAACTTACTCGCGTTTCCAAGACCTACTCCGCCGTCAATCTCAATCATAACATCCGTTCCTTCTTGAAGAGCTAAGGCACGTAATTCTTTAATCTTCGAATAGGTACGCTCGATAAATTTCTGTCCACCAAATCCCGGGTTTACTGACATTAAACAAACTAAATCAATGTCCTGAATCACATCCTTTAATAAAGAAACTGGCGTATGCGGATTCAAAGCAACACCGGCCTTACATCCTAATTCTTTAATTCCTGCTAACGTACGATGTAAATGTGTACATGCTTCATAGTGAACGGTAATAATTGCCGCGCCATTATCCTTACATGTTTTTAAATAGCGATCTGGATCGACGATCATTAAATGTACATCCAATGGTTTCTTTGCGTGTTTAGCAATCGCTTGCATGACAGGGAACCCAAAAGAAATATTCGGTACAAATACGCCATCCATTATATCGATATGGAACCAATCAGCTTCACTGTTGTTTACCATTTGAATATCATCATAAAGCTTCGCGAAGTCAGCTGCTAAGATAGATGGGGCGATTAAATGTTGTTTTGCAGACATGGGGTGTTTTTTTTTGCAAAGATAATAAGTAAAAATCGCTAATCAGAAACATCCGCTTACTTTTCAGAAATAAGAGTCATTTACTTGAAATTAATTACATTTGTTTGATCAGGAAGAATTTAAGAACGTGGCGAAACTAAAGATTAACTATCCGAAAGATAAATTACAGCAAAATTCCACCCTTTGGAAATACGGGATGGTAGTATTAACGATCATCTTGATCTGTATATTCCTACCAAAGCAACCCCGTTTTCAATATGAGTACGAAAAAGGCAAGCCTTGGAATCATGAAAACCTAACGTCTCCATACAATTTTGCGATTTTAAAAACGCCAGAAGAGCTAGCGCGTGATAAGCAGTATATTCTACGTACCGTTCAACCGATCTACAACCTGAACGACGTCGCTAGCAAGGAGCAAATCGATCAATTTAATACAGACTTAAACGAAAAGTGGCAATCCAGCCAGCTAGATTCCACCGGCACTGACATCACCAAATACAGAGAAGTAGGAACTGCTTTACTCAGTTATATTTATGAACGTGGCATTATTTCCTTAAATAATCGTTTTCAAATTAAAGGAAATGACTCGGTGAAAAACGATGCAACGGCAATGGAGTATAACTTTGTTTTAGTCCATGATAATGTCGCGCAACAAAAGAATACTGCAGACTGTTATACCATTGAATCGGCAAATAAATATTTAAAGGAAACTTTAGAAAAGAATAACCTCATCGAACATAAAGCTTGGTTTGCGGAAGTGCTGAAAAGTTACGTCACCATCAATTATGTTTTCAACGAAAGCCAAACGAATAAAGTAGAGCAAAATGCCCTAGCCAATATCTCGACGACTCGAGGAATGGTGCAAAAGGATGAGCTAATCGCTGAGCAAGGCAAAATCATCAACAATGAAAGTTACCAAAAGTTAGAGTCGCTACGAAAAGTATTTGAGGACGAATCCCGCATATCGGGTGAGCAAAACCTCGTTATGTTTGGTCACTTTCTGTTGATCTCTTTAGCGATGTCTCTCCTAATGGTATTTTTATACTATTTCCGAAGAGATATCTTTAATAACAACCGTCTACTTTTCATCATCTTTATTGTTATCCTGGTGATGCTTGGCGTACTCAGTTGGGCCATTAAAATGAAAATCCCAAGCCTCTACTATATTCCTTATTGTAGTGTGCCAATTATCTTCCGCCTACTCTTTGATACCCGGATCGCTTTAAATATTCACATTCTGATGGTTTTAGT encodes:
- a CDS encoding HD family phosphohydrolase, which translates into the protein MAKLKINYPKDKLQQNSTLWKYGMVVLTIILICIFLPKQPRFQYEYEKGKPWNHENLTSPYNFAILKTPEELARDKQYILRTVQPIYNLNDVASKEQIDQFNTDLNEKWQSSQLDSTGTDITKYREVGTALLSYIYERGIISLNNRFQIKGNDSVKNDATAMEYNFVLVHDNVAQQKNTADCYTIESANKYLKETLEKNNLIEHKAWFAEVLKSYVTINYVFNESQTNKVEQNALANISTTRGMVQKDELIAEQGKIINNESYQKLESLRKVFEDESRISGEQNLVMFGHFLLISLAMSLLMVFLYYFRRDIFNNNRLLFIIFIVILVMLGVLSWAIKMKIPSLYYIPYCSVPIIFRLLFDTRIALNIHILMVLVAGLFVPNSFDFVFLQFTSGMVAIYSIKTLVKREQFLVSSVVILATYILAYIGLVLTRNGSFTTIYWQDILPFAVSVGLTLLAYPLIYAFEKLFGIVSDLTLMELTNSNSRLLRELSLKAPGTFQHSLQVANLAEAAIYKIGGNPLLVRAGALYHDIGKMINPLYFIENQKTNDNPHEELTAEQSAQIIISHVLKGIEMARKHQMPEVVIDFIRTHHGTTKVDYFYNLAVKDNPDKVIDESIFRYPGPVPFSKETAVLMMADSVEASSRALKEPTEESINTLVDKIIDHKLMQRQFANADITMRDITEVSKIFKAMLKSIYHVRIDYDLSKKKDN
- a CDS encoding aconitate hydratase — its product is MAFDIDMIKKVYSQYDERITAARQIVNKPLTLAEKILYAHLWDGNATEAYERGKSYVDFAPDRVAMQDATAQMALLQFMQAGRPQAAVPSTVHCDHLIQARDGADQDLTRAKQESSEVFNFLSSVSNKYGIGFWKPGAGIIHQVVLENYAFPGGMMIGTDSHTVNAGGLGMVAIGVGGADACDVMAGLPWELKFPKLIGIKLTGKLSGWAAPKDVILKVAGILTVKGGTGAIVEYFGEGAESLSCTGKGTICNMGAEIGATTSTFGYDASMERYLRATGREEVADAANVIKQHLTADAEVYANPEQYFDQLIEINLSELEPSLNGPFTPDLYTPISRMREEAGKNGWPTKVEWGLIGSCTNSSYEDLSRAASIAKQAIEKGLVTKADFGINPGSEQVRFTADRDGLLKTFEDLNATIFTNACGPCIGMWDRAGADKQEKNTIVHSFNRNFAKRADGNPNTFAFVTSPEMVAAIAISGDLGFNPLTDTLTNKNGEQVKLDPPTGDELPEKGFAVDDPGYQAPAADGSSVNVNVSPTSDRLQLLEPFAAWEGTDLKGLKLLIKAKGKCTTDHISMAGPWLKYRGHLDNISNNMLIGAVNYFNDKTDNVKNQLTGTYGAVPATQRAYKAANIGSIVVGDENYGEGSSREHAAMEPRHLGVRAVLVKSFARIHETNLKKQGMLGLTFANKEDYDKIKEDDTIDINGLTEFAPNKPLTLVLHHADGTSEEIIANHTYNEQQIGWFKAGGALNIIRANQAK
- the rpe gene encoding ribulose-phosphate 3-epimerase; translation: MSAKQHLIAPSILAADFAKLYDDIQMVNNSEADWFHIDIMDGVFVPNISFGFPVMQAIAKHAKKPLDVHLMIVDPDRYLKTCKDNGAAIITVHYEACTHLHRTLAGIKELGCKAGVALNPHTPVSLLKDVIQDIDLVCLMSVNPGFGGQKFIERTYSKIKELRALALQEGTDVMIEIDGGVGLGNASKLLAAGADVLVAGSFVFNSENPIETVKELKEVDPTIQLV